GAAAGCCAAAATATTTTTGGGTGGCATTACATCAGGTGCTTTTTTAAAAGGGTCTACAAATTTTTCAAAACGTTCAAAAAGCATAACACCTTCTTGAGTAAGAGAATAAAAATTGAGTTATGGCTAATACAGGAAAGCTAATAAAAACTAACAAGTAGTTTATCAATTAGATTGATTAATAATAATTATTCTCAGTCTACACCTATTTACATAATAATCAAATGTTCTGATCTATCTTCATCTACTGCTTGTTTAAACTTATTAAAAATATTGGTATCAGAGCTATGGCTAAGAATAAGCACATTACGTAAGCTTTGTACAATACGACTAGCGTAACCAACATCATTCATTAAAGAACTGGTTTGTGTACCATTTAATTGATGTAAACGAACGGAAGAAAATAATCTATTACGGAAACTAGTATCGAAACTTGCTGAATCATCATTTAATAATTGTAAACGAGAAAACCACAATTCATCAGGTAAATCTAAATTACCTAATTTATAGATTTCACGTAGTTTACCTAGTAAATATTTTCTGAGTTCTATATAGAATGTATAAGCTGTAGAATCAGTTTTATCTAAATAGTTATGTAAGTTCTTTTGTAGATGTTTAGCATCTTTTACCGCATCAACTAATTGTAATGCTACTACCTGACAAGTCATAAACAGTTGTTGATGTTCTTCATCATCACTAGGGATTTCAATGCGTCCCATAAAGGTTAGTAGATCACTATAGATACCTTTTACATGACGTTTATACAGCGTATCTGCGTCAATGCCTCTATTTTCAGGAGAGGCGTTTAATAATACTAAATCTATTTGATTAGCGGATAATTGTTCAACAGGAATATAAAGCGCATGGCAAATAACCTCTAAACTTATTCGTTCTAAATGTTCAAGTTCTTTAATGACGGTGGTAATAGCTGTTTCTACAGAAGATAACGCGTTATCGTTTAAGTAACGTGCAGGCGTTATTATTTCTTCTACAGGAGTTGTATCAGACGTGGTTGGCTGTGAAACTTCGGTAATAAGTACTTTAGGCTCTTCAATATCAGGTAACCACTTAATAAGAGCAGCAGCCAATTTATATTGTAAAAACCAAAAGATAACAACGCCAGAAACGTTAAAAATAGTGTGGAATAGGGCTAGTTGAATCAATGGATTAAGGTTTAATAACTCTGCCAAAGAAGCTACAGTCCATGTTAGAGGCGTTAGTAATACAAAGGTTATTAATCCTGTTGTCACATTAAATATAACATGGGCTAAAGCTAATCGTTGACCACTACGATTACCTCCTATAAACCCCATTACACCTGTTGTAACAGCGCTACCAACGTTAGCACCAATAGCTAAAGCAAAACTTTGTTCTAAACCTATCTGTCCTAGTCCTAAGGCTGTTAGAATTAGCATTAAGGTGGCATGGCTAGATTGTAAAACAACCGTGATAACTAAACCAATACCTAAAAAGAGTAAAGCACCTAAAAAGCCTGTAAATTGATATTGTGCTAGGTCTAAATCACCAGTAAAACTTGAGAATCCACTTTTAATTTGATCAATACCTAAAAAGATAAAAGCAATACCTAATAATATACGACCAATGGCTTTACTTTTATCACCATTAAAAGCAGCTAAAACACCTAGCACGACTAGTGGATAAGCAAATGCACTAAGGCTAATGCTTTGTCCTGCAATTGCTAGTAACCAAATACCATTACTTGCGCCAAGGTTAGCCCCTAAAATAATAGTAATACCGCCTGCTAGTGTAATTAAACCCGTACTAATAAAAGCAATGGTTAATAAAGATACTAAAGTAGTGGATTGTAATACTGTTGTTGAGCCTATTCCAAACAATAGGCCCTTAAAAGGCGTTGAGGTACTTTTTGCCAGTAGTTGTTCTAATTTACCTCCAGCTAACTGTTTTAAGCCATCTTCCATGCACTGCATTCCAAATAAAAAGAATGCAAGACCAGCACAAAGGTCAATCCAGCTTTTACTAAAATAGAAAGAGCAGAGTAGTCCAATGATAAGTAAGATAAATAGTAAGTTTCTGGTGTAACTGCGGTGCGTCAATTTATTTATCCATAATTAAATTCAAACTCACTGATTCTACTGCTTTTCTATGGGAAAGGCGATAGCTTATTGATAATTATTAGCGTTGACAATAGCTACACCATACGGTGGCTCTTTGGCCTAGTTTTGTTTCTTTCATTATTCTGCCACATTTGTTGCAGGGTAAACCACCTCTGCCATAAGCATTTAGCGTTTGTTGAAAGTAACCAGGCTTACCATCACCACCTACAAAGTCTCTTAAGGTAGTTCCTCCAACCTCAATAGCGCGAGTCAATATTTCTTTAATACATGTTACTAATTTTTCATAACGGGCTTTGGAAATAGTATTAGCAGGTTTATTAGGGTTAATTCCTGCTGCAAATAAAGCTTCATTGGCATAGATATTACCGACACCAACCACTACTTTATTATCCATAATAAATAGTTTTGCAGCTATTGAACGGTTACGAGAGGTTTGAAAAAGATAATTAGGATTGAACTCTTCAGTTAATGGCTCAGGGCCTAAATGGGTTAATAATTCATGAGTAACAGGATCATTAGTCCATAATATACAGCCAAAACGTCTAGGATCGTGGTAGCGTAAAGCTAAATCATTGGCTAATAATATATCCACATGGTCATGCTTTTGACAGCTAGCTGTTTGTTCAACAACCCTTAAACTGCCAGACATCCCCAAATGAATAATAATAGTGCCTGACTCAAGCTCAATCAGTAAATACTTGGCTCGGCGTTTCACTTGCTTGATATGCTGTTCAGATGCAAGCACATCTAGTTCATCTGGTATAGTCCAACGTAAGCGGCGTTCTCTAACAATAACCTGTGTAATTTTTTGGTTAATAATATGTGGCTCTATTCCAAGTCGAGTTGTTTCAACTTCTGGTAGTTCAGGCATAAAATATTCTCTTGCTAATTCCGTATATAATAGTAGTTTAAAAAATATTATTTAAATTGAGTAGTTATTTAGAAATTAATAAATGTTAAGGTACGTTTAATCTATATAACTTATACTGATTGTAATAGTACTTGGTTATACATAATATGAATAATTTTTCTGAATATGAAAAATCCCCTAGTAAATAACAAATCGATTAATCGCTGAAATAAAAGCGCTCATTTTAAAATAAGCTTATAAAAATACGTTCATTTAACCCAAAAGTTATTTTTGTTACTATGGGACTTAAAATTAATACTGTGATTAGTAACTTGGAATATAACTAAATGACTGTTTCTACCTTTGATGTTGAAGCTTTAGCTACAACTTATGCTGATAAATCATCCCGTGATATTTTAAAGTTGGCTTTTGAACACTTTGCTGATGAGTTGTGGGTTTCATTCAGTGGAGCAGAAGATGTAGTAGCCATAGATATGGCTTGGCGTATTAATAAGTCTGTTAAAGTATTTTCTCTAGATACAGGTAGATTACACCCTGAAACCTATCGTTTTATAGAAGAAGTAAGAGATTTTTATAACATTGATATTGAGCTATTAACACCAGATTATCAAAAGTTAGAACCTTTTGTGAAAGAAAAAGGATTATTTAGTTTCTATAAAGATGGTCATAGTGAGTGTTGTGGTATTCGTAAAGTAGAGCCTTTACGTCGTAAGTTAGCTACTGTAAAGGCTTGGATAACAGGGCAAC
This portion of the Entomomonas sp. E2T0 genome encodes:
- a CDS encoding Na/Pi cotransporter family protein encodes the protein MTHRSYTRNLLFILLIIGLLCSFYFSKSWIDLCAGLAFFLFGMQCMEDGLKQLAGGKLEQLLAKSTSTPFKGLLFGIGSTTVLQSTTLVSLLTIAFISTGLITLAGGITIILGANLGASNGIWLLAIAGQSISLSAFAYPLVVLGVLAAFNGDKSKAIGRILLGIAFIFLGIDQIKSGFSSFTGDLDLAQYQFTGFLGALLFLGIGLVITVVLQSSHATLMLILTALGLGQIGLEQSFALAIGANVGSAVTTGVMGFIGGNRSGQRLALAHVIFNVTTGLITFVLLTPLTWTVASLAELLNLNPLIQLALFHTIFNVSGVVIFWFLQYKLAAALIKWLPDIEEPKVLITEVSQPTTSDTTPVEEIITPARYLNDNALSSVETAITTVIKELEHLERISLEVICHALYIPVEQLSANQIDLVLLNASPENRGIDADTLYKRHVKGIYSDLLTFMGRIEIPSDDEEHQQLFMTCQVVALQLVDAVKDAKHLQKNLHNYLDKTDSTAYTFYIELRKYLLGKLREIYKLGNLDLPDELWFSRLQLLNDDSASFDTSFRNRLFSSVRLHQLNGTQTSSLMNDVGYASRIVQSLRNVLILSHSSDTNIFNKFKQAVDEDRSEHLIIM
- the mutM gene encoding bifunctional DNA-formamidopyrimidine glycosylase/DNA-(apurinic or apyrimidinic site) lyase; the encoded protein is MPELPEVETTRLGIEPHIINQKITQVIVRERRLRWTIPDELDVLASEQHIKQVKRRAKYLLIELESGTIIIHLGMSGSLRVVEQTASCQKHDHVDILLANDLALRYHDPRRFGCILWTNDPVTHELLTHLGPEPLTEEFNPNYLFQTSRNRSIAAKLFIMDNKVVVGVGNIYANEALFAAGINPNKPANTISKARYEKLVTCIKEILTRAIEVGGTTLRDFVGGDGKPGYFQQTLNAYGRGGLPCNKCGRIMKETKLGQRATVWCSYCQR
- a CDS encoding phosphoadenylyl-sulfate reductase, yielding MTVSTFDVEALATTYADKSSRDILKLAFEHFADELWVSFSGAEDVVAIDMAWRINKSVKVFSLDTGRLHPETYRFIEEVRDFYNIDIELLTPDYQKLEPFVKEKGLFSFYKDGHSECCGIRKVEPLRRKLATVKAWITGQRRDQSPTRSHVPVMELDTAFSTATNKLYKFNPLANMSSKEVWDYIRMMEIPYNSLHSKGFISIGCEPCTRTVLPNQHEREGRWWWEEATQKECGLHAGNLITKG